The following coding sequences lie in one Nitrospirota bacterium genomic window:
- the rny gene encoding ribonuclease Y, protein MNLIDYLFIIIALIFGLVIGSAIAIIYHKKGLTQKLRENEQKAKKIMEDAQREADTIRKEAALEVKDKIFHAKAEAEKELKERRLEISQLDKRLHQREEVLDRKLEHVEKKENELNRKDREMANKEKALNEKGQNYDRLIKEQTSLLERISGMSAEDAKKELLARVAEESRFEALKTAKKVEDEVMEASDRKAKEVLSLAIQRYASDYVSDTTVSSVNLPSDEMKGRIIGREGRNIRALEAATGIELIIDDTPETVLLSSFDPVRREVARISLERLMADGRIHPARIEDIVEKVKKEVDTTIKEEGEKAVFDLGLHGIHLELVKLIGRLKYRTSYAQNVLQHSKEVAYLAGVMAGELKVDIKLAKRAGILHDIGKAVDHEVEGSHQMIGANLAKKYGEKSWVVNAIQVHHGDGDPMTVEASLVAAADALSAARPGARKEAIESYLQRLEKLEQIANSFSGVNKCYAIQAGREVRIIVKPEEVSDEVCAQISRDLAKKIEEELTYPGQIKVTVVRESRYVEYAK, encoded by the coding sequence ATGAACTTGATTGATTATCTGTTTATCATCATAGCCTTGATATTCGGACTGGTTATCGGCTCTGCCATAGCGATTATTTACCATAAAAAAGGCCTGACGCAGAAGCTCAGGGAAAACGAGCAGAAGGCAAAGAAAATTATGGAAGACGCCCAGCGCGAGGCAGATACAATCAGGAAAGAGGCCGCGCTTGAGGTAAAGGATAAAATCTTTCACGCAAAGGCCGAGGCCGAGAAGGAATTAAAGGAGAGACGGCTGGAGATTAGCCAGCTTGACAAAAGGCTGCACCAAAGGGAAGAAGTCCTTGACAGAAAGCTTGAGCATGTGGAGAAAAAAGAAAACGAGCTTAACCGTAAGGACAGAGAAATGGCCAACAAGGAGAAAGCCCTGAATGAAAAAGGGCAGAATTACGACAGGCTGATTAAGGAGCAGACATCACTGCTTGAGAGGATTTCAGGAATGAGCGCCGAGGACGCCAAAAAAGAACTGCTTGCGAGGGTTGCGGAGGAATCAAGGTTTGAGGCGCTTAAAACAGCCAAGAAGGTTGAAGACGAGGTAATGGAGGCGTCTGACAGAAAGGCAAAAGAGGTGCTAAGTCTGGCCATACAGCGTTATGCAAGCGATTATGTCAGCGATACCACCGTTTCATCAGTAAACCTTCCAAGTGATGAGATGAAGGGCCGGATAATCGGCAGGGAGGGCAGGAACATCAGGGCGCTTGAGGCCGCCACCGGCATTGAGCTTATCATTGACGATACCCCTGAGACCGTACTGCTTTCAAGTTTTGACCCGGTCCGGAGGGAAGTGGCGAGGATTTCTCTTGAACGCCTCATGGCAGACGGAAGAATACACCCGGCCAGGATTGAGGACATTGTGGAGAAAGTAAAAAAAGAGGTTGACACCACAATCAAGGAAGAAGGCGAGAAGGCGGTCTTTGACCTTGGACTGCACGGCATACATCTGGAACTCGTAAAACTCATCGGAAGGCTTAAGTACAGGACCTCTTATGCGCAGAATGTACTTCAGCATTCAAAGGAAGTAGCATATCTGGCAGGTGTAATGGCAGGGGAACTTAAAGTGGATATAAAGCTTGCAAAAAGGGCGGGGATACTCCATGACATAGGCAAAGCGGTGGACCATGAAGTTGAAGGCTCGCACCAAATGATCGGTGCAAATCTGGCAAAGAAATACGGCGAGAAAAGCTGGGTGGTAAATGCAATACAGGTTCATCACGGCGACGGCGACCCTATGACAGTTGAGGCATCCCTGGTAGCTGCTGCCGATGCCCTTTCAGCCGCAAGGCCCGGGGCAAGAAAAGAGGCAATTGAAAGTTATCTCCAACGGCTTGAGAAGCTTGAACAAATTGCAAATTCTTTCAGCGGTGTAAATAAGTGCTATGCCATTCAGGCAGGAAGAGAGGTAAGGATTATTGTAAAGCCTGAGGAGGTCAGCGATGAGGTTTGCGCGCAGATATCAAGGGACCTCGCAAAAAAGATAGAGGAAGAACTCACATATCCAGGACAGATAAAAGTTACAGTAGTGAGGGAATCCAGATATGTGGAATATGCGAAATAA
- a CDS encoding DUF4115 domain-containing protein: METPGRLLKKTREEKGQTLEDISGFLKIRHDYLAALEDEAYSFLPGDVFIKGYLRIYSNALGINADYVLDLYKKQVDAARSLESPPVKTKNTVDYKKYIAISASAAIILLLTVLAVTRKYQESAVTEIRNMTKSLQTQADAPKMFSLEIIAIEETWVSVSTGEDGNDQRLLKPGDTVRWTAQESFSIKVGNAGGIKIIFNGRDIGSLGPSGKVINLVLPESVKTDAGGA; the protein is encoded by the coding sequence ATGGAAACGCCCGGCAGGCTTTTAAAAAAAACGCGGGAAGAAAAAGGGCAGACATTAGAAGACATTTCAGGTTTTCTGAAGATCAGGCATGACTACCTCGCCGCACTTGAAGATGAAGCCTATTCGTTTCTGCCCGGAGATGTTTTTATCAAAGGATATCTGCGCATTTACTCCAATGCCCTCGGCATCAACGCTGATTATGTCTTAGACCTTTATAAGAAACAGGTTGACGCGGCACGTTCCCTTGAGTCCCCGCCTGTAAAGACTAAGAATACAGTTGACTACAAGAAATATATCGCAATATCCGCCTCTGCTGCTATAATTTTACTGCTTACCGTTTTGGCTGTAACGCGCAAATATCAGGAGTCTGCAGTAACTGAGATCCGGAATATGACAAAAAGCCTTCAGACTCAGGCTGATGCGCCTAAAATGTTCTCCCTTGAAATAATCGCAATTGAAGAGACATGGGTCTCTGTAAGCACCGGCGAAGACGGAAATGACCAGCGTCTGCTTAAGCCCGGGGACACTGTACGGTGGACGGCACAGGAGAGTTTTTCAATCAAGGTCGGCAATGCAGGCGGGATAAAGATTATATTTAACGGCAGGGATATCGGCAGTCTCGGCCCGAGCGGCAAGGTCATAAATCTGGTCCTGCCTGAAAGTGTGAAAACAGATGCGGGCGGTGCATAG
- a CDS encoding replication-associated recombination protein A: protein MELFNNGRERPLAWRMQPQTLEEFAGQTHILSKGKPLRTAIERDSIVSLILYGPAGTGKTALAHIIAGRTRAYFVSLNAVTSGIAEIKTALKEAKKYALEGRRTILFIDEIHRFNKLQQDALLPDVEAGNVVLIGVSTQNPFFSIIPALSSRSMIFQLFPLKESEIKNLLMRALSDKERGLGRENIIMEAQAADFIAKNSAGDARRALNALELGALILKNSGSSSYDIALAREIMQKKAIYYDEAEHYNTISAFIKSMRGGDPDSALYWMAKMIEAGEDPLFIARRIIICASEDVGNADPQALLIAVAALKAVESIGMPEGRIPLAQAAIYIAMAPKSNASYTAIENALTDVREERLSDVPQHLKDTHYKGASRLGAGAGYKCPHDYDGHFIPQEYMQGHKIFFTPSEEGYEKIFKELLTKRRVAP, encoded by the coding sequence ATGGAACTGTTTAATAACGGCAGGGAAAGGCCTCTTGCGTGGAGGATGCAGCCTCAGACGCTTGAGGAGTTTGCCGGCCAGACACATATCCTCAGTAAAGGAAAACCCCTCAGGACAGCCATAGAAAGGGATTCAATAGTTTCCCTTATACTCTACGGCCCGGCAGGGACAGGAAAGACAGCCCTCGCGCATATAATCGCCGGAAGAACCAGGGCATATTTTGTCAGTCTAAATGCCGTTACCTCAGGCATAGCAGAGATAAAGACTGCGCTTAAAGAGGCAAAAAAATACGCCCTTGAAGGCAGGCGGACCATTCTCTTTATTGATGAGATTCACAGATTTAATAAACTTCAGCAGGACGCCCTGCTTCCGGATGTTGAGGCGGGCAATGTCGTATTAATCGGGGTATCAACGCAAAACCCCTTTTTCTCAATTATACCCGCCCTGTCGTCAAGGTCCATGATCTTTCAGTTATTTCCTCTGAAGGAATCTGAGATAAAAAATTTACTAATGAGGGCTTTAAGCGATAAAGAAAGGGGCCTCGGCCGCGAAAATATTATAATGGAGGCTCAGGCGGCGGATTTTATTGCAAAGAATTCGGCAGGCGACGCAAGGAGGGCGCTGAATGCCCTTGAACTTGGCGCCTTAATCCTGAAAAACAGCGGGAGCTCTTCCTATGACATCGCACTCGCGCGGGAAATCATGCAGAAAAAAGCAATATATTATGATGAAGCCGAACACTATAATACCATCTCTGCCTTTATAAAAAGCATGCGCGGCGGAGACCCTGACTCTGCGCTTTACTGGATGGCAAAGATGATAGAGGCAGGGGAAGACCCGCTGTTCATAGCGCGCAGAATTATCATATGCGCCTCAGAGGACGTCGGCAATGCCGACCCGCAGGCGCTTTTAATAGCGGTTGCCGCATTAAAGGCAGTTGAGTCAATTGGCATGCCTGAAGGACGCATCCCGCTTGCGCAGGCGGCAATTTATATTGCTATGGCGCCCAAAAGCAATGCCTCATACACAGCGATTGAAAACGCCCTGACAGATGTGAGGGAAGAAAGATTGTCAGATGTTCCGCAGCACCTGAAGGATACCCATTATAAAGGCGCATCCCGCCTCGGCGCAGGCGCAGGTTATAAGTGTCCGCATGATTATGACGGGCATTTTATCCCGCAGGAATACATGCAGGGGCATAAAATTTTCTTTACTCCGTCCGAAGAGGGTTATGAAAAAATTTTTAAAGAACTACTTACGAAAAGGAGGGTCGCTCCATGA
- the truA gene encoding tRNA pseudouridine(38-40) synthase TruA, producing MRNIRLLIQYDGTNYHGWQIQNNTLTIQGILEDALAKITGERLRVTAAARTDAGVHALGQVASFKTNSGMQAEIFARAINANIPHDIRVIQSSECPLDFHTRYSAKGKTYFYLISMAYSVFLKRFSCCVPYALNSDLMKQAAEVLTGEHDFSSFRASGCSSKNPIRKITGINVEALSSIEFMTFNINVPMLKISITANAFLRHMVRNIAGTLIAVGRGRISPVQVAEILESKDRRFAGPTAPPEGLFLERVVY from the coding sequence ATGAGAAATATAAGGCTTCTTATTCAGTATGACGGGACAAACTACCACGGTTGGCAGATACAGAATAACACTTTGACAATTCAGGGAATTCTGGAGGATGCGCTTGCCAAAATCACAGGAGAGCGCCTGAGGGTAACGGCTGCCGCAAGGACAGATGCAGGCGTGCATGCCCTCGGACAAGTGGCCTCGTTTAAAACAAATTCCGGTATGCAGGCAGAGATTTTCGCCCGTGCGATAAATGCAAACATCCCGCATGATATCAGGGTTATTCAATCTTCTGAGTGCCCTTTGGACTTTCACACGAGATACAGCGCAAAAGGTAAGACATATTTTTATCTTATTTCAATGGCTTATTCTGTTTTTTTAAAAAGATTTTCCTGCTGTGTGCCGTATGCCTTAAACAGCGATTTGATGAAACAGGCGGCAGAGGTTCTTACCGGAGAGCATGATTTCTCCTCATTCAGGGCGTCGGGCTGCAGTTCTAAAAATCCCATAAGGAAAATTACTGGAATAAATGTGGAGGCGCTTTCATCAATTGAGTTTATGACATTTAACATTAATGTCCCTATGTTAAAGATAAGCATTACTGCAAACGCATTTTTAAGACACATGGTAAGAAATATTGCAGGAACGCTTATTGCTGTGGGCAGGGGCAGGATTAGTCCGGTACAGGTGGCGGAAATTCTTGAGTCAAAGGACAGGCGGTTTGCAGGACCAACCGCGCCTCCGGAGGGTTTATTTTTGGAGAGAGTTGTGTATTGA
- the cdd gene encoding cytidine deaminase, which yields MEKLIREAEKSMKNSLAPYSKFKVGAALLTKKGHIYTGCNIENPSLMLSACAEKTAMLKALSEGECAFKAVAVVSSAGKHCYPCGSCRQILYEFAGDIDVYTANANEIKRYSLKELLPFAFSV from the coding sequence ATAGAAAAACTTATCAGGGAGGCGGAGAAGTCAATGAAAAACTCTCTTGCGCCTTATTCTAAGTTTAAGGTCGGCGCAGCGCTTCTGACAAAGAAAGGCCATATATACACAGGCTGCAACATTGAAAATCCATCACTCATGCTGAGCGCTTGCGCCGAGAAAACGGCAATGCTGAAGGCCCTCTCAGAAGGCGAATGCGCATTTAAGGCAGTTGCTGTTGTTTCAAGCGCAGGTAAGCATTGTTATCCGTGCGGTTCATGCAGGCAGATACTCTATGAGTTCGCCGGAGATATTGACGTCTACACTGCCAATGCAAATGAGATTAAGCGGTATTCCCTTAAGGAACTCCTGCCATTTGCATTCAGTGTTTAG
- a CDS encoding TIGR00282 family metallophosphoesterase: MKILFIGDIVGQPGRKALKEGLSTIAEKIKLDFVIANAENAAGGFGITREIGEEIFLMGVDVLTSGNHIWDKKEAVTYITKESRLLRPANYPDGVPGHGSIVMKTANAVSVAVLNISGRVFMSQMDCPFQIAKREIARLKAETNIIIVDFHAEATSEKAAFGRYFDGEVTAIIGTHTHVQTADEMIMPQGTAFITDVGMTGPTDSIIGIKKEQIIGKFLTQIPVRFETAKGPSILSAVVVDIDPKTGSASKIQRLQLNFS, translated from the coding sequence ATGAAAATACTTTTCATCGGCGACATTGTGGGACAGCCCGGCAGGAAGGCGCTTAAGGAAGGACTTTCCACAATAGCTGAAAAAATAAAGCTGGATTTTGTGATTGCCAATGCGGAGAACGCCGCCGGCGGTTTCGGCATAACAAGGGAGATCGGTGAAGAGATTTTCTTAATGGGCGTGGATGTCCTGACATCAGGGAATCACATCTGGGACAAAAAAGAAGCAGTAACATATATTACAAAAGAGAGCAGACTGTTAAGACCTGCCAACTATCCTGACGGCGTGCCCGGACATGGAAGCATTGTTATGAAAACTGCCAATGCAGTCAGTGTCGCTGTGCTCAATATCTCCGGAAGGGTATTCATGAGCCAGATGGACTGCCCTTTTCAGATTGCAAAAAGAGAAATAGCCAGACTCAAGGCTGAGACAAATATAATTATTGTTGATTTTCATGCCGAGGCAACCTCGGAGAAAGCCGCCTTCGGCAGGTATTTTGACGGAGAAGTCACTGCAATAATCGGCACGCATACGCATGTTCAGACTGCGGATGAAATGATAATGCCTCAGGGCACTGCATTCATAACCGATGTCGGCATGACGGGTCCAACGGACTCAATCATAGGGATAAAAAAAGAGCAGATAATTGGAAAATTTCTTACGCAGATACCTGTCCGCTTTGAGACCGCAAAGGGGCCTTCCATTCTTTCCGCGGTTGTCGTTGATATAGACCCAAAGACCGGTTCTGCCTCAAAGATACAGAGACTTCAGCTTAATTTTTCATAA
- a CDS encoding type II toxin-antitoxin system PemK/MazF family toxin, with translation MKRGEVRWYKFKHPDKKRPVVILTRNSILEYLGEVTIAPITSTIRDIPSEVFLSRRDGMHNDCAVNCDHIQTVLKTNIGALISTLSQKKLGEISNAISFALNLQF, from the coding sequence TTGAAGCGGGGCGAGGTAAGATGGTACAAGTTCAAGCATCCTGACAAAAAACGACCTGTTGTTATTTTAACGAGAAATTCCATCCTGGAATATTTAGGTGAAGTTACTATTGCGCCGATAACTTCAACAATAAGAGATATCCCCAGTGAAGTATTTTTATCCCGCAGGGACGGCATGCATAATGACTGCGCTGTTAACTGCGACCACATACAAACAGTTTTAAAGACAAACATCGGAGCCCTGATTTCAACTTTATCCCAAAAAAAGCTCGGTGAAATCAGTAATGCAATAAGTTTTGCCTTGAATCTTCAATTTTAA
- a CDS encoding HU family DNA-binding protein, whose translation MTKAELIKAVAEGAKISKTAAVKAIDSMINGIKKALKKGDKVTLVGFGTFSAVKRKSRKGRNPRTGEEIKIPAAKVPKFTSGKALKAAVK comes from the coding sequence ATGACTAAGGCTGAACTTATTAAGGCTGTGGCAGAGGGCGCGAAGATTTCAAAAACCGCTGCTGTCAAGGCAATTGATTCAATGATTAATGGAATCAAAAAAGCGCTTAAAAAAGGCGACAAGGTTACCCTTGTTGGTTTTGGCACTTTTTCTGCCGTTAAAAGAAAATCAAGAAAAGGGCGCAATCCGAGAACGGGCGAAGAGATCAAAATTCCTGCAGCAAAGGTTCCTAAGTTCACATCAGGCAAAGCGCTGAAGGCTGCCGTAAAATAA
- a CDS encoding tetratricopeptide repeat protein — MNKKIRKFLTTVHCLPAGKAGSLFTVFYSLLFSVFFYSCATAPTAENLKNAEVHYKIGMSHWTEQKLYDASIEFQKAINLNPKDKFSLNALGLLSTEFEKYEEAVSYYKRAIAIDPNYSDAMNNLGATYVRIRKWDEAINYFKAALKNPLYSTPEMAYSNMGWAFYNQSDYISAADALKKALLRNPDIPRANYILGLVYVKLGEDDKALEQFKRAVSLASDYTDAHWELANAYLREGDNEKALRHFNAVVNSGGTDVRVRQAQQYIEQLK; from the coding sequence TTGAATAAAAAAATCCGCAAGTTTCTGACTACTGTTCACTGCCTGCCTGCCGGCAAGGCAGGTTCACTGTTCACTGTCTTTTACTCTTTACTTTTCTCTGTCTTTTTCTATTCATGCGCCACTGCCCCTACGGCAGAAAACCTGAAAAATGCCGAGGTTCATTATAAGATAGGCATGTCGCACTGGACAGAGCAAAAACTGTATGACGCCTCTATAGAATTTCAAAAGGCAATTAATTTAAATCCCAAGGATAAATTCTCCCTGAACGCACTTGGTTTGCTAAGCACTGAATTTGAAAAATATGAAGAAGCAGTCTCTTATTATAAACGGGCAATAGCAATAGACCCGAATTATTCGGATGCAATGAACAACCTCGGCGCAACATATGTGAGGATACGAAAATGGGATGAGGCAATAAATTATTTTAAGGCGGCATTAAAAAACCCCCTCTATTCCACCCCTGAAATGGCATATTCAAATATGGGCTGGGCGTTTTACAACCAGAGTGATTATATCAGTGCGGCAGATGCGCTTAAAAAAGCCCTTCTGAGAAACCCAGACATCCCGAGGGCAAATTATATACTCGGGCTTGTTTATGTTAAGTTAGGTGAGGATGATAAGGCTTTAGAGCAGTTTAAAAGAGCCGTTTCATTAGCCTCCGATTATACAGATGCGCACTGGGAGCTTGCCAATGCTTATCTCAGGGAAGGCGACAATGAAAAGGCGCTCAGGCATTTCAATGCCGTGGTTAACAGCGGCGGAACTGATGTGAGGGTCAGGCAGGCACAGCAGTACATTGAACAATTAAAGTAA
- a CDS encoding ribbon-helix-helix protein, CopG family, translated as MRTIQMTLDDELVATVDHVVKKLKTTRSAFTRKALRNAVKQVSTNLLEKKHKKGYAQRPVDNTEFSVWESEQEWGDF; from the coding sequence TTGAGAACAATACAGATGACCTTGGACGACGAATTAGTCGCAACCGTTGACCATGTGGTCAAAAAATTAAAAACAACCCGGTCTGCCTTTACGCGCAAGGCATTAAGAAACGCCGTTAAACAAGTTAGTACCAATCTCCTTGAGAAAAAACATAAAAAAGGATATGCGCAGCGCCCGGTTGACAATACAGAATTCAGCGTCTGGGAGTCAGAGCAGGAATGGGGTGATTTTTGA
- a CDS encoding tetratricopeptide repeat protein: MKKSSKSLVEKLKRSLDTKPPQRLQGAEFASDSCSVAGDYGIGIGYSFSQILSFCIVLALTIAVYANGLDGDFLVDDRPLIVETSDLTLANGLKRFFLSGMWNFSSLHISDQVLYRPVFLLFLALQKDAFGLQPVGFHIVALLLHLLNCVLLFAFLRRLFPQATAWAPVLGMAAFALHPIHVEAVSWISAQSHLLATGLVLGALISHIRFVEGGSWGNLAFGAILFLLGTLSQEIVLAYPLILLALSLLLKDRRHAIGAGAVAASLLVYLAMRRVVLDFTVPAYPMTWAKWQTFFEFSILSIRNLVIPWPQPFYLETPHGEVGPLSIAATLLALTAAWWGIQTGRGRNAMFMGILWILLGILPSLSAAFNSPPRYSLRCLYWGSGGLAVLVTWMAAVGTHRIHRRTIFLGVGLLLLASAMAVVVANRTWQNDATAYGAAIRFNPDSSAGYEKLALFYERGGHLAKAIENYQSAAQRSSGDALATNLENVGHLSAMSSLIPEAELALRQAALLAPTRSSIWVGLGNVAYMQGHLEEALKLYQRGFALDQGNYEACYNLVLVLTKLKRFSDARKYETKLATLHR; this comes from the coding sequence ATGAAGAAGAGTTCAAAAAGCCTGGTTGAGAAACTGAAGCGCTCCTTGGACACCAAGCCGCCGCAGCGGCTGCAGGGTGCTGAGTTCGCCTCGGACTCGTGTTCCGTAGCAGGCGACTATGGGATAGGAATCGGCTATAGTTTCTCTCAGATACTCAGTTTCTGCATAGTCCTCGCACTTACGATTGCGGTATACGCCAATGGGCTTGATGGGGATTTCCTCGTCGATGACAGGCCGCTCATCGTGGAGACGTCCGATCTAACTTTAGCCAACGGACTGAAGAGGTTCTTCTTGTCGGGAATGTGGAATTTCTCCAGCCTGCACATATCTGACCAGGTTCTCTATCGCCCAGTGTTTCTTCTATTCTTGGCCTTGCAGAAGGACGCGTTCGGCCTTCAGCCGGTTGGATTCCACATTGTTGCTCTGTTGTTGCACCTCCTCAATTGTGTACTCTTGTTCGCGTTTCTCAGGCGGCTGTTCCCGCAGGCTACTGCTTGGGCACCAGTCCTGGGAATGGCCGCTTTCGCTCTACATCCAATCCACGTAGAAGCGGTCAGCTGGATCTCTGCCCAGAGCCACCTCTTGGCCACTGGGTTAGTGCTCGGTGCGCTAATCTCCCACATTCGGTTCGTTGAAGGAGGGTCTTGGGGAAACCTGGCGTTTGGTGCCATATTGTTTCTTCTGGGGACCCTCAGTCAAGAGATCGTCCTGGCATATCCGCTTATCCTGCTTGCGCTATCCTTGCTGCTCAAGGACAGGCGCCATGCCATCGGCGCAGGAGCAGTAGCCGCATCCCTCCTTGTCTATCTGGCGATGCGTAGAGTGGTCTTAGACTTCACTGTCCCCGCATACCCGATGACCTGGGCGAAGTGGCAAACCTTCTTCGAGTTTTCGATTCTCTCTATCCGCAACCTGGTCATTCCTTGGCCCCAGCCCTTCTATTTGGAAACACCTCATGGGGAAGTTGGACCATTGTCTATTGCGGCTACACTTTTGGCTCTGACGGCTGCATGGTGGGGCATTCAAACGGGGCGCGGGCGGAACGCGATGTTTATGGGAATCCTGTGGATTCTCCTGGGGATCCTCCCTTCTCTATCTGCCGCCTTTAATTCACCCCCGCGGTACTCGCTCAGGTGCCTGTACTGGGGCTCCGGTGGACTCGCTGTCCTGGTTACATGGATGGCGGCAGTTGGGACGCATCGGATTCACCGGCGAACCATTTTCTTGGGTGTGGGACTTCTGCTGCTGGCATCTGCAATGGCTGTGGTAGTGGCAAATCGGACATGGCAGAATGACGCGACCGCTTATGGAGCCGCGATCCGGTTTAACCCAGACTCTTCTGCGGGCTACGAGAAGCTTGCTTTGTTCTATGAGCGCGGGGGGCATCTTGCCAAAGCTATAGAGAACTATCAAAGCGCGGCGCAACGATCCTCCGGAGATGCTCTGGCAACCAATCTGGAGAATGTTGGACACCTAAGTGCCATGAGCAGCCTGATTCCCGAGGCCGAGCTGGCGTTGAGGCAGGCAGCCCTACTGGCTCCAACCCGCTCTAGCATCTGGGTAGGACTCGGCAACGTGGCCTATATGCAGGGGCATCTAGAAGAAGCACTGAAATTGTACCAGCGTGGGTTCGCATTGGACCAAGGGAACTATGAGGCTTGCTACAACTTAGTACTGGTGCTCACAAAACTCAAACGTTTTTCGGATGCCCGCAAATACGAGACGAAACTCGCCACTCTTCATCGATGA
- a CDS encoding L-seryl-tRNA(Sec) selenium transferase — translation MQAQQKLLSEIPQVDAILKSPHGAMWLAVYPKKTVLKSIRDVLQQKRKDILNSKTPELSHDALLPFIESAIEANSSCRLKPLINATGIIVHTNLGRSALSTKAIENMNCVACSYSNLEYELAGGKRGKRYSHLKDIIKELTGAEDAIAVNNNAAAVLVCLNTFAKDREVVVSRGELVEIGGSFRIPEVMKASGAILREVGATNKTHLSDYENVLCGNTALLLKVHRSNYQVTGFTEEVPMEGLVKLGREYTIPVMADLGSGCMIDLEKYGIHGEPTVQSIVNAGVDIITFSGDKLLGGPQAGIILGREKMIQKIQKNPLLRAVRIDKLSLASLEATLMQYLDEEKAVKDIPTLRMLTQPVDIIKKRAQRIYASLKKNTGGMTKMEIIKDKSQAGGGSLPGADFPTFAVSIRPSGISVNELEKRLRLGHPPVIARIKENALLLDARTVGDAEIKGLVHCVKTAIAA, via the coding sequence ATGCAGGCCCAACAAAAACTCCTCTCGGAAATCCCTCAAGTTGATGCTATCTTAAAAAGCCCTCACGGAGCCATGTGGCTTGCGGTTTATCCGAAAAAGACAGTCCTTAAATCCATACGGGATGTGCTCCAGCAGAAAAGAAAAGATATATTAAACAGCAAAACGCCTGAATTATCCCATGATGCGCTCCTGCCTTTTATTGAAAGTGCAATTGAGGCAAATTCTTCCTGCCGGTTAAAGCCCCTTATAAATGCCACCGGCATTATAGTTCATACCAATCTCGGCAGGTCAGCGCTTTCTACAAAGGCAATTGAAAATATGAATTGCGTGGCATGCAGTTACTCAAATCTTGAGTATGAACTTGCAGGAGGGAAAAGGGGCAAGAGGTATTCGCATTTAAAAGACATAATTAAGGAACTGACCGGCGCAGAGGATGCGATTGCCGTTAATAATAATGCCGCTGCCGTGCTTGTCTGCCTTAATACCTTTGCAAAAGACAGGGAGGTGGTTGTATCAAGGGGAGAGCTTGTGGAGATAGGCGGTTCTTTCAGAATCCCGGAGGTAATGAAGGCAAGCGGCGCAATTTTGCGGGAGGTCGGGGCAACGAACAAGACGCATTTATCCGATTATGAAAATGTCCTGTGCGGAAATACGGCGCTGCTCCTTAAGGTCCACAGGAGTAATTATCAGGTTACCGGTTTTACTGAAGAGGTACCAATGGAGGGGCTTGTAAAACTTGGAAGGGAATATACGATTCCTGTCATGGCTGACCTTGGAAGCGGATGTATGATTGATCTGGAGAAATACGGAATACACGGCGAGCCTACGGTTCAAAGCATTGTTAATGCCGGCGTGGATATTATCACCTTCAGCGGAGACAAACTCCTTGGCGGTCCTCAGGCAGGCATAATATTGGGCCGAGAAAAAATGATTCAGAAAATCCAGAAGAATCCGCTCCTCCGCGCAGTAAGAATAGACAAGTTAAGCCTTGCATCTCTTGAGGCAACGCTTATGCAGTATCTTGATGAAGAAAAGGCGGTTAAGGATATTCCGACGCTCAGGATGCTTACACAGCCGGTTGATATTATAAAAAAACGTGCGCAGAGAATTTATGCCTCTTTGAAAAAAAATACTGGCGGCATGACGAAGATGGAAATTATTAAAGACAAATCGCAGGCAGGGGGCGGCTCCCTGCCCGGAGCGGACTTTCCGACATTTGCCGTATCCATAAGACCCTCCGGCATTTCCGTTAATGAATTAGAGAAAAGGCTGAGGTTGGGCCATCCGCCTGTGATTGCAAGGATTAAAGAAAACGCCCTGCTTCTTGACGCAAGGACAGTGGGGGATGCGGAGATTAAGGGCTTGGTGCACTGCGTGAAAACTGCAATAGCGGCTTAA